The window CAGCCCGAAAAATGTACGGGCTGGCCTTTTTTTCAGCTCGTGCTTTCAGGAAGCTGCAGACCATAAGCCGTATCCAGCAGGGCTGAAATCTCATCCCGTGATGGACTGTGATTCTGTGGTCCCTGCGAGGCAATTTTAATGGCGCCCATGATATTGCCCAGCTTGCAGGCGTCTTCAAATGACCAGCCCAGCGTCAGTCCATACAACAGCCCGCCCCGATGGGCATCGCCACATCCGGTCGGGTCGGTGACGGCGACGGCCTTGCATGGTGCGATTGCGCGCTGGCTGCCGTTTTCGTACAGCGTCGCGCCTTCGGCACCGCGGGTTACGATGACTGCCTTCAATCCTGCAGCCAGCTCGTCGATGGATTTTCCCATCCGCTGCTCAACCACCGAGGCTTCGTAGTCGTTAAAGGTCCAGACGTCGGCCAGTGCGTGCATGTCTTCCAGGTCCTGACGTTCAAACAGGGGCATCGCCTGTCCCAGGTCGAAAATAAACGGCACCTTGCTGGCATGCATGGCGCGGGCATGCTTGAACATCCCGTCCTTGGCGTCTGGCGCAACAATACCCCAGGCGGCCGCCTCTTCGCCAATATCATTTTCCGTAGAACGTGTCATGGCGCCCGGGTGGAATGCCGCGATCTGATTGCCCGACAGATCGGTAGTGATATGGCACTGCGGTGTGAACATGTCGTCCAGCACACGTACCAGACGAGTATCGATACCCAGGCTGCGCATATGCGCCAGATAATCACCCGCATCGGGCCCGACAGTGGCGACAGGCACTGGATTGCCACCAAGCAGCATGAGGTTGTAGGCGATATTGCCTGCACAACCACCAAATTCCTTGCGCATGGTGGGCACAAAGAAGGACACACTCAATGACTTGATATTTTCCGGGAGGATGTGATCCTTGAAATGACCCTCAAAGGTCGTGATGGTGTCAAA of the Advenella mimigardefordensis DPN7 genome contains:
- a CDS encoding carbohydrate kinase family protein, which codes for MNNAVLICGSVAFDTITTFEGHFKDHILPENIKSLSVSFFVPTMRKEFGGCAGNIAYNLMLLGGNPVPVATVGPDAGDYLAHMRSLGIDTRLVRVLDDMFTPQCHITTDLSGNQIAAFHPGAMTRSTENDIGEEAAAWGIVAPDAKDGMFKHARAMHASKVPFIFDLGQAMPLFERQDLEDMHALADVWTFNDYEASVVEQRMGKSIDELAAGLKAVIVTRGAEGATLYENGSQRAIAPCKAVAVTDPTGCGDAHRGGLLYGLTLGWSFEDACKLGNIMGAIKIASQGPQNHSPSRDEISALLDTAYGLQLPESTS